The following coding sequences lie in one Aspergillus puulaauensis MK2 DNA, chromosome 3, nearly complete sequence genomic window:
- a CDS encoding putative NRPS-like protein biosynthetic cluster (COG:I;~EggNog:ENOG410PGIY;~InterPro:IPR000873,IPR020845,IPR042099,IPR025110;~PFAM:PF00501,PF13193;~SMCOG1002:AMP-dependent synthetase and ligase;~antiSMASH:Cluster_3.2), translating to MAPIISDMTVHFRNDRSITQMMLENTANVDPNKIISEDILTGKSITYNGLRENSFKTAWALRHRLGMKTGDTVTIIGRSCVDYILATHAIWAAGGIVSTINHSSSAKEIAHAVKVIRPQFFIVDGIYEKKLREALSAENYADVTIMTMVSRLDGHLLFPNDLTSDSKRVETEAYVLDGQDARTRCAALVLSSGTTGLPKAVMLSHYNLTGICEGLRGHNPDNWRESMREVFFPVTRSTNPKCDIVLTGVTVSHIYGLYVCALMSPWLGCYVCMVPQFQLDTYCRLMHEKRATLARLVPPVAVMLAENSVVGKYQYPDLEYFSCSAAPLKPAVASKLRQRFPTVSLCQTYGCTELSSCIAQSGVRDRDAPLVAAGTLLANVKIQFLDEQGKEVPAGQPGEIVVSTPTIMLGYKDNEEGTRESMHGPDWYKTGDIGYLDDKGYLIIVDRLKDVIKYKGFQISPTELEEIIGRHPLVKDSGVTSIWDDAEGTEIPLAFVVPSTPITLIDRDGLAKEIQELVGGEVAGYKKLRGGVRFIDQLPRNPTGKMLRRQLRDRAAAKAHL from the exons ATGGCTCCCATAATCTCAGATATGACGGTGCACTTCCGCAATGACCGGTCCATAACGCAGATGATGCTAGAGAATACCGCGAATGTCGACCCAAACAAGATCATCAGCGAGGACATCTTGACTGGCAAATCAATCACGTATAATGGCCTACGCGAGAATTCGTTCAAGACTGCTTGGGCGCTGAGGCATCGTCTGGGGATGAAGACAGGAGACACCGTCACCATAATTGGGAGAAGCTGC GTGGACTATATTCTCGCAACACATGCTATTTGGGCAGCTGGTGGGATTGTCAG TACAATCAACCACTCTTCATCAGCGAAGGAGATCGCCCACGCTGTCAAAGTCATCAGGCCCCAGTTTTTCATCGTCGATGGTATATACGAGAAGAAGCTGCGTGAAGCCCTGAGTGCAGAGAACTATGCCGATGTGACAATAATGACAATGGTGTCTAGACTAGATGGCCATCTTCTG TTCCCCAATGACCTGACGTCGGACTCGAAACGAGTGGAGACTGAAGCATACGTGCTGGATGGACAGGATGCGCGGACCAGGTGTGCGGCGCTCGTGCTGTCCAGCGGCACGACGGGATTGCCCAAGGCTGTTATGCTGTCGCATTATAATTTGACTGGGATATGTGAGGGCTTGCGTGGTCACAACCCTGATAACTGGAGAGAGTCTATGAGAGAGGTGTTTTTTCCG GTGACGCGCTCGACTAACCCGAAGTGCGACATAGTTCTAACTGGGGTTACAGTATCGCATATCTATGGGCTATACGTGTGTGCGTTGATGAGCCCGTGGCTGGGGTGTTATGTGTGCATGGTTCCCCAGTTCCAGCTCGACACTTACTGCCGG CTCATGCATGAAAAGCGCGCAACGCTGGCGCGCCTCGTTCCTCCGGTCGCTGTCATGCTGGCGGAGAATTCAGTCGTTGGCAAGTATCAGTACCCTGATCTTGAGTATTTCTCCTGCTCGGCAGCACCCTTGAAG CCGGCCGTTGCGTCAAAGCTACGCCAGCGGTTTCCTACAGTCAGTCTGTGCCAAA CGTACGGCTGCACAGAGTTGTCCTCTTGTATTGCACAAAGTGGCGTCAGAGATAGAGATGCTCCTCTTGTTGCCGCAGGCACTTTACTTGCCAATGTCAAGATCCAGTTCTTGGATGAACAGGGCAAAGAAGTGCCCGCTGGGCAGCCAGGAGAGATTGTTGTTTCTACGCCGACCATCATGCT TGGATATAAAGACAACGAAGAAGGGACACGCGAAAGCATGCACGGCCCGGACTGGTACAAGACCGGTGACATTGGGTACCTGGACGACAAGGGGTACTTGATAATTGTGGATCGGTTGAAAGATGTGATCAAATACAAGGG GTTCCAGATCAGCCCAACTGAGCTCGAGGAGATCATCGGACGACATCCGCTGGTAAAGGACTCGGGGGTAACATCTATCTGGGATGATGCGGAGGGCACCGAGATCCCTCTGGCGTTTGTTGTGCCGAGCACCCCTATTACATTGATTGACCGAGACGGCCTGGCAAAGGAAATCCAAGAGTTGGTCGGAGGTGAAGTGGCAGGTTACAAGAAACTGAGGGGAGGAGTGCGTTTTATCGATCAATTGCCCAGAAATCCCACTGGCAAGATGCTGCGACGACAGCTGCGCGACAGGGCTGCAGCCAAAGCACACCTGTAG
- a CDS encoding GNAT family N-acetyltransferase (COG:S;~EggNog:ENOG410PQJ9;~InterPro:IPR000182,IPR016181;~antiSMASH:Cluster_3.2;~go_function: GO:0008080 - N-acetyltransferase activity [Evidence IEA]): MLARGVRQYLTRHNLPGASIAFTQDQEADFWVCQSHNQPNALSAISVTVRPDRRRRGLAEALIQTMKQTAIHQQLHLLVVPLRPTRKADFPNVSMDEYLAWPNPKGCGPFETVTSKMK, encoded by the coding sequence ATGCTCGCCCGCGGTGTGCGCCAGTATCTCACGCGACACAACCTCCCTGGAGCATCAATCGCCTTTACACAAGACCAGGAGGCCGACTTCTGGGTGTGCCAATCCCACAATCAACCGAATGCGCTCTCTGCCATCTCGGTCACCGTGCGGCCAGATCGCCGCCGACGGGGTTTGGCTGAAGCCCTGATCCAGACAATGAAGCAGACGGCcatccaccagcagcttcaccTTCTTGTCGTGCCATTACGTCCTACACGCAAAGCAGACTTTCCCAATGTGTCGATGGATGAGTATCTTGCATGGCCCAACCCGAAGGGATGCGGTCCGTTCGAGACTGTAACCTCCAAAATGAAATGA
- a CDS encoding acyl-CoA thioesterase (COG:I;~EggNog:ENOG410PM3A;~InterPro:IPR003703,IPR029069;~PFAM:PF13622;~antiSMASH:Cluster_3.2;~go_function: GO:0047617 - acyl-CoA hydrolase activity [Evidence IEA];~go_process: GO:0006637 - acyl-CoA metabolic process [Evidence IEA]) has protein sequence MAPTGLLSTIEKQIDVARTPDHGPDAFINTSSSWRPGVRGIFGGFAIAQSLRAAQQTVREEFVAHSLHGSFVFAGTSDDSIIYHVERVRDGRGFCTRSVRAIQGGSPIFICIISFTRARGSDTGIKDLQHCPPMPANVPKPDDTYKGGGGLQLPYINSSVGILNTNNQGSPENKRIHQWIKAVGPLSPSAGPQIHQAALAFMSDSYFLVGVPHSHEIWHFVNTPISEFYPSPKGPSRSTETHTSIRRPHLECPGVEPGSGERKVSMMVSLDHTMYFHNMQYLQADEWLLSEIQSSWAGNGRGIVQQRMWTQHGKLVATCIQEGVIRLENGQTQRQKTSHL, from the exons ATGGCGCCAACTGGACTACTGTCCACAATCGAAAAGCAGATCGACGTCGCTCGCACCCCGGACCACGGACCCGACGCGTTCATAAACACCTCGTCCTCGTGGCGGCCAGGAGTGCGTGGGATATTTGGTGGGTTCGCCATTGCGCAGAGCCTGCGAGCCGCCCAACAGACCGTGCGAGAGGAGTTTGTCGCACATTCCTTACATGGCTCGTTCGTATTTGCGGGAACTTCAGATGATAGCATTATCTATCATGTAGAACGGGTTCGCGACGGGAGGGGCTTTTGTACGCGGTCCGTTCGGGCGATTCAAGGAGGGAGCCCTATTTTTATTTGCATTATCAGCTTCACCAGGGCTAGAGGTTCGGACACAGGTATAAAAGACCTTCAGCATTGCCCTCCAATGCCGGCCAATGTTCCAAAGCCAGACGATACATACAAGGGCGGAGGGGGCTTGCAGCTCCCCTACATCAACAGCAGTGTGGGTATCCTCAATACCAATAACCAGGGTAGCCCAGAGAATAAGAGGATTCATCAGTGGATCAAGGCTGTTGGTCCTCTATCGCCATCGGCCGGTCCGCAGATTCACCAGGCAGCACTTGCATTCATGTCAGACAGCTACTTTCTCGTCGGCGTCCCGCATAGCCATGAGATCTGGCATTTTGTGAACACGCCAATATCGGAATTCTATCCTTCTCCGAAAGGGCCTTCAAGGTCGACTGAAACACACACTTCTATTCGACGACCGCATCTGGAATGCCCAGGGGTTGAGCCTGGTAGTGGGGAACGCAAGGTCTCTATGATGGTTAGCTTAGATCACACCATGTACTTTCATAATATGCAATATTTACAAGCGGACGAGTGGTTACTGTCGGAAATACAGAGCAGTTGGGCAGGCAACGGTCGTGGTATAGTTCAGCAGAGAATGTGGACTCAGCATGGCAAACTTGTCGCAACTTGCATTCAGGAG GGAGTCATCCGTTTGGAAAATGGACAGACGCAGAGACAGAAGACAAGTcatttataa
- a CDS encoding uncharacterized protein (COG:G;~EggNog:ENOG410PVVQ;~InterPro:IPR005828,IPR003663,IPR036259,IPR020846;~PFAM:PF00083,PF07690;~SMCOG1169:sugar transport protein;~TransMembrane:11 (o57-78i85-104o110-131i143-163o175-196i277-297o309-329i341-359o371-395i407-426o438-457i);~antiSMASH:Cluster_3.2;~go_component: GO:0016020 - membrane [Evidence IEA];~go_component: GO:0016021 - integral component of membrane [Evidence IEA];~go_function: GO:0022857 - transmembrane transporter activity [Evidence IEA];~go_process: GO:0055085 - transmembrane transport [Evidence IEA]), with protein MFDEHIQGKSLRRLARFSCSVGFLIEGYQAGVLGGVQETEPFLDAIGHPGGTETIPLIASSSTIAAAFVSCLVMIVGMPLGRRNCILIGNVLITIGGVIQAASYSVPQIIVARVLCGAGIAFITCNVPMYMSEMSIEARERGPEVAINCSALLLGVALSYWISFGFTRMTNQVSWRMPIAIQSIFSILSGTSMLFLPDTPMWYYIRDRIEEGDMTLARLYGAYRKGMTNYHDVPEIQALKSTIISSFGVEEESQNKLTLLSIVWDNTPLRVGKRIRISFIILGIQQSMGINILVYYMTRIFSEVGLSDFMASLIAAISLTVQWMGSWVCIPTIERIGRRRIMIFTASIETCCMLIFVVLNMIENKTDATRWAAAMIMFPYLFFYGWGWVGCPWLYGPEIAPLRYRHIGSAAGLLGVWVFTFITVFGGGIALKTVGARIWIWPLIFNIIAVIFVYFMCPDPTGKTLEEIDQLFAKDDALLERLHHSVTEKADVQEVENST; from the exons ATGTTTGATGAGCATATTCAGGGGAAATCCCTCCGCCGCCTGGCGAGGTTCAGTTGCTCCGTT GGATTCCTGATTGAGGGCTACCAGGCCGGAGTCCTCGGAGGGGTCCAAGAGACGGAACCATTTCTAGACGCCATTGGA CATCCCGGTGGCACAGAAACGATCCCCCTGATAGCATCTTCGAGCACCATCGCAGCGGCCTTTGTGTCATGCCTTGTGATGATAGTCGGGATGCCTCTCGGCAGACGAAACTGCATTCTTATTGGCAATGTTCTCATCACGATTGGCGGCGTTATACAGGCGGCCTCGTATTCTGTGCCCCAGATTATTGTTGCTCGTGTGTTGTGT GGGGCTGGCATTGCG TTCATCACATGTAACGTACCCATGTACATG TCTGAAATGAGTATCGAGGCCAGAGAGCGTGGTCCAGAAGTCGCAATCAACTGCTCAGCTCTACTGCTAGGGGTTGCTCTATCGTACTGGATCAGCTTCGGGTTTACACGAATGACCAACCAGGTCTCCTGG AGAATGCCTATCGCAATACAGTCCATTTTCTCCATCCTATCTGGAACTAGCATGCTTTTCTTGCCCGATACCCCGATGTGGTACTATATCCGTGATCGTATAGAGGAGGGGGATATGACGCTGGCACGATTGTATGGTGCATACCGCAAAGGAATGACCAACTATCACGACGTTCCGGAGATCCAGGCCTTGAAATCAACCATCATATCCAGCTTTGGAGTAGAAGAAGAGTCACAGAACAAGCTGACCCTACTCAGTATTGTTTGGGACAACACGCCTCTCCGGGTCGGCAAGCGGATCCGTATCTCGTTTATCATTCTGGGAATCCAGCAGTCCATGGGCATAAACATCCTGGTTTATTACATGACTCGCATCTTCTCGGAGGTTGGCCTTTCGGACTTCATGGCTTCGCTTATAGCAGCCATATCGCTGACGGTCCAGTGGATGGGCTCGTGGGTTTGTATTCCTACCATAGAGCGTATCGGTCGCCGGAGGATCATGATCTTCACTGCGTCGATTGAGACTTGCTGCATGTTGATCTTTGTTGTACTCAACATGATCGAGAATAAGACGGACGCTACCCGGTGGGCAGCTGCCATGATCATGTTTCCTTACCTGTTCTTCTATGGCTGGGGATGGGTCGGTTGTCCCTGGCTTTATGGGCCTGAG ATTGCGCCTCTAAGATACCGCCATATTGGCTCCGCGGCTGGGCTACTGGGGGTATGGGTATTTACCTTCATCACAGTCTTCGGCGGAGGAATAGCGCTGAAGACTGTTGGGGCCCGGATCTGGATTTGGCCGCTGATATTTAACATAATCGCCGTGATATTTGTTTACTTCATGTGCCCAGAC CCCACTGgcaagacgctggaggagatcgaCCAGCTGTTCGCTAAAGACGATGCCCTCCTGGAACGGCTTCACCATTCGGTTACCGAGAAAGCAGACGTACAGGAAGTCGAGAACAGTACTTAA
- the SAT4_2 gene encoding serine/threonine-protein kinase HAL4/sat4 (COG:T;~EggNog:ENOG410PG7W;~InterPro:IPR000719,IPR011009,IPR008271;~PFAM:PF07714,PF00069;~SMCOG1030:serine/threonine protein kinase;~antiSMASH:Cluster_3.2;~go_function: GO:0004672 - protein kinase activity [Evidence IEA];~go_function: GO:0005524 - ATP binding [Evidence IEA];~go_process: GO:0006468 - protein phosphorylation [Evidence IEA]), whose amino-acid sequence MPLDFQPFLHRFLKQSDHKATAQPPVKNSLIAPGETHLPRAGYGSTSTMEPGRKDSSGSFTFNLKDVEHLYPRPHPSHNHFQPQRRGSVWDSLTELSGSRKTSRSNSVIAIPPREDWEHWADTNLPKDQALEKDRMAAITKKYGDIIQVTGLGDYAVILQAHKVQYCPPLDNYYGLKVFRSRPEESRDNYTKRVTSEFAIVSELRHQNIIRTFELLPIGGGGNLCACMEYCAGGDLHSLITAARKLPEDEANCLLKQLLRGVRYLHEQGVAHQDLKPENLLLTPRGCLKISDFGHSQRFRGPSDDKSYVRRATERRDSRPYLSPEQYLDGEFDPRWADVWAAAIVYVAMRTGRNMWKEATEEDEEFKQFKGTGKNALLDEIYNGPSRRTLLRMLSVDPTSRPGAAEVLSSDWLQSVQTCVPPTET is encoded by the exons ATGCCTCTCGACTTCCAGCCATTTTTGCACCGCTTCCTCAAGCAGTCCGACCACAAAGCCACCGCTCAACCGCCAGTCAAGAACAGCCTCATCGCCCCAGGGGAAACTCACCTACCGAGAGCCGGATATGGCTCGACCTCAACTATGGAGCCGGGTCGCAAAGACTCTTCAGGGAGCTTCACGTTCAACCTGAAAGATGTCGAACACCTGTATCCTCGTCCCCACCCCTCGCATAACCACTTCCAGCCGCAACGACGAGGGAGCGTCTGGGACAGCTTGACCGAGCTTTCTGGATCTAGAAAAACCAGTCGCTCAAATTCCGTTATCGCTATTCCACCGCGCGAAGACTGGGAACACTGGGCAGATACTAATCTCCCCAAGGACCAGGCGCTTGAAAAGGACAGGATGGCTGCCATTACAAAGAAATACGGCGACATTATCCAGGTCACAGGACTGGGCGACTACGCCGTAATACTCCAGGCCCATAAAGTCCAGTATTGCCCTCCACTGGATAACTACTACGGCCTGAAAGTCTTCCGCAGCCGCCCCGAGGAAAGCCGAGATAACTACACGAAGCGGGTGACGTCTGAGTTCGCAATCGTCTCGGAGCTCCGTCATCAGAATATCATCAGGACATTCGAGCTCCTCCccattggcggcggcgggaaTCTCTGCGCGTGCATGGAATACTGCGCCGGTGGGGACCTGCACTCGCTCATTACTGCAGCTCGCAAACTGCCAGAAGACGAAGCAAACTGTTTGTTGAAGCAGCTCCTCCGCGGTGTCCGTTACCTTCACGAGCAAGGCGTCGCGCATCAAGACCTCAAGCCCGAGAACCTCCTTCTCACCCCCCGAGGGTGTCTGAAGATCTCTGACTTTGGCCATTCACAACGCTTCCGTGGGCCTAGCGATGATAAGAGCTATGTGCGGCGGGCTACAGAAAGACGCGACTCGAGGCCTTACCTCTCCCCTGAGCAATATCTCGACGGCGAGTTCGACCCTCGTTGGGCTGATGTCTGGGCTGCGGCTATCGTCTACGTTGCTATGAGGACAGGGCGCAACATGTGGAAAGAGgcgacggaggaggatgaagagttCAAGCAGTTCAAGGGGACGGGGAAGAATGCCTTGCTTGATGAGATCTACAAT GGCCCAAGCCGCAGAACTCTCCTACGCATGCTGAGCGTCGACCCGACTAGCCGCCCTGGCGCAGCTGAAGTACTCTCCTCGGACTGGCTTCAGAGCGTCCAAACCTGTGTCCCTCCCACTGAGACTTag
- a CDS encoding CaiB/BaiF CoA transferase family protein (COG:I;~EggNog:ENOG410PIN1;~InterPro:IPR023606,IPR003673;~PFAM:PF02515;~SMCOG1189:L-carnitine dehydratase/bile acid-inducible;~antiSMASH:Cluster_3.2;~go_function: GO:0008410 - CoA-transferase activity [Evidence IEA]) yields MPALDGIRVLELAGLAPGPFAGMMLADNGASVIRLDRVNPPHQPSPDVLIRNKASIQIDLKTTGGKDLFLRLVKQADVLIDPFRPGVLEKLGLDPTNVLLKLNPRLIVARLTGFRRDGKYAKMAGHDINYLAVSGVLSMLGPSPRLPPDGRPLPPTPPGNILGDFAAGGHMCVTGIVMALFARSRTGQGQVVHANMVDGANYLATMPRISTKIPGQWDRPRGENLSDGGCPYYNVYECKDDGKYMAVAGLEPQFFAELIKGLGLSDRPWMAKREDRAVWPAIADAFRRRFREKTRKEWEAVFDGSDACATPVFTHAELEAAGYEQRPGVTLTGTPALDSGPGSGWDVEVLGLGEGGEQALAQWMGWKKGRDYALANGGLQVKDASRL; encoded by the coding sequence ATGCCCGCCCTTGACGGTATACGCGTCCTTGAACTCGCCGGCCTCGCGCCCGGCCCTTTCGCCGGCATGATGCTAGCAGACAACGGAGCCAGCGTTATTCGCCTTGACCGCGTCAATCCACCTCACCAACCCAGTCCCGACGTGCTCATCCGTAACAAGGCCTCGATCCAAATAGACCTAAAGACTACAGGTGGAAAGGACCTGTTCTTACGGCTAGTCAAACAAGCTGACGTCCTAATCGACCCTTTCCGACCCGGAgtcctcgagaagctcggccTCGACCCAACAAACGTGCTACTGAAACTCAATCCCCGCCTTATCGTTGCCCGCCTGACCGGATTTCGACGCGATGGGAAATACGCTAAGATGGCCGGGCATGATATCAATTACCTCGCTGTATCGGGGGTTCTGTCCATGCTGGGTCCATCGCCGCGTCTCCCGCCAGACGGCCGGCCGCTGCCTCCAACGCCTCCGGGGAATATCCTCGGCGATTTCGCGGCTGGAGGCCACATGTGTGTTACTGGAATCGTGATGGCGTTGTTTGCTCGATCTCGCACCGGACAGGGCCAGGTTGTTCACGCTAATATGGTGGACGGGGCGAACTATCTTGCTACCATGCCGCGGATTTCGACCAAGATTCCTGGCCAGTGGGACCGTCCTCGTGGGGAGAATCTGTCGGATGGAGGATGTCCGTATTATAATGTGTACGAGTGCAAGGATGACGGGAAATAtatggctgttgctgggttGGAGCCGCAGTTCTTCGCAGAGTTGATTAAGGGGCTAGGGCTAAGTGACCGGCCCTggatggcgaagagggaggatCGCGCTGTTTGGCCTGCTATTGCAGATGCATTCCGCAGGAGATTCCGTGAGAAAACACGCAAGGAATGGGAGGCAGTCTTTGACGGGAGTGATGCTTGTGCCACGCCGGTGTTTACCCATGCAGAGCTGGAGGCCGCTGGGTACGAGCAGCGCCCTGGAGTGACACTGACGGGGACGCCAGCACTGGATAGTGGACCAGGGTCAGGATGGGATGTGGAGGTATTGGGTCTTGGGGAGGGCGGAGAGCAGGCGTTGGCGCAGTGGATGgggtggaagaaggggagggatTATGCACTGGCCAACGGGGGTTTGCAGGTTAAGGATGCCTCTAGATTGTAA